In the genome of Armatimonadota bacterium, one region contains:
- a CDS encoding DUF2314 domain-containing protein, producing the protein MRRFCWISVLAVCWGCASGPSTGDTGARVPESEQGNYAPVNADDPEVAAAKKKAQESLDSFIAKCNKEDLYKAKMVKFPMPVKGKTEHIWMDVSELKDGTFIGTLANDSFYDPQLKVGAPVSVHRNDVEDWMLMDMKDNMEGGFSVEAVRKHLK; encoded by the coding sequence ATGCGCCGCTTCTGTTGGATCAGCGTCCTCGCCGTCTGCTGGGGGTGTGCCTCCGGTCCTTCGACGGGCGACACCGGAGCCCGTGTCCCCGAAAGTGAGCAAGGCAACTATGCACCGGTCAACGCCGACGATCCCGAAGTCGCGGCCGCGAAGAAGAAAGCTCAGGAGTCGCTCGATTCGTTTATTGCGAAGTGCAACAAAGAAGACTTGTACAAGGCCAAGATGGTCAAGTTCCCGATGCCCGTGAAGGGCAAGACCGAGCACATTTGGATGGACGTCTCCGAACTCAAGGACGGAACGTTCATCGGGACTCTTGCGAACGACTCGTTCTATGATCCCCAGCTCAAGGTCGGCGCACCGGTTTCGGTCCACCGGAACGATGTCGAGGACTGGATGCTGATGGACATGAAGGACAACATGGAAGGCGGGTTTTCCGTGGAAGCTGTCCGCAAGCACCTGAAGTGA
- a CDS encoding methylcrotonoyl-CoA carboxylase, translating into MDVIESLVNLNDAEHSANRQAMSVLMDEYRANLQEAMKGGGPEALAKHKARGKLPARERIDALIDPGSAFLEFSTFAAWGLYDGSSPSAGIVTGIGRICSRECMIVANDATVKGGTYFPITVKKHLRAQEVALENDLPCVYLVDSGGANLPMQAEVFPDRDHFGRIFYNQAQMSAKMIPQIAAVMGSCTAGGAYVPAMSDETVIVRGQGTIFLGGPPLVKAATGEEVTAEALGGADVHTRVSGVADHFAEDDDHALRIVRNIVEGLGAPYRDPMLDVRESEEPLFPASDLYGLVPSGSKTPMKMREVLARLLDGSRMHEFKAKFGTTLICGFARIHGRLVGVIANNGILFSESALKGAHFIEICCQRRIPLVFFQDITGFMVGQKYENEGIAKHGAKLVTAVATAQVPKFTVIVGGSYGAGNYGMCGRAYQPRQLWMWPNARISVMGGEQAANVLLTVKLDQIRAQGKDMSPEEQDAFRAPTVAKYAEESSCYYSSARLWDDGVIDPVDTRRVLSLGLEASLNAPVPEAGFSLFRM; encoded by the coding sequence ATGGACGTCATCGAGTCGCTGGTCAACCTGAACGACGCCGAGCACTCGGCCAACAGGCAGGCGATGTCCGTCCTGATGGACGAATACCGGGCCAACCTTCAGGAAGCGATGAAAGGCGGCGGCCCGGAAGCCCTTGCCAAACATAAGGCCAGGGGCAAGCTGCCCGCTCGGGAAAGGATCGACGCCCTGATCGACCCAGGCTCGGCTTTCTTGGAGTTCTCGACCTTTGCGGCGTGGGGCCTCTATGACGGAAGTTCTCCTTCGGCCGGGATCGTCACCGGCATCGGACGGATCTGCAGTCGTGAATGCATGATCGTCGCGAACGACGCTACGGTCAAAGGCGGGACGTACTTCCCTATCACCGTCAAAAAACACCTTCGGGCCCAGGAGGTCGCGCTTGAGAACGACCTTCCTTGCGTCTATCTGGTCGATTCGGGTGGCGCGAACTTGCCCATGCAGGCCGAGGTCTTTCCTGACCGCGACCACTTCGGGCGCATCTTCTACAACCAGGCGCAAATGTCGGCGAAGATGATCCCGCAGATCGCGGCCGTCATGGGGTCGTGCACCGCCGGCGGAGCCTACGTGCCGGCGATGAGCGACGAAACGGTCATCGTCCGCGGACAGGGCACGATCTTCCTCGGCGGGCCCCCTTTGGTGAAAGCGGCGACGGGTGAAGAGGTCACGGCCGAAGCCCTCGGCGGAGCGGACGTCCACACGCGGGTCAGCGGTGTGGCCGACCATTTCGCCGAAGACGACGACCATGCGCTCAGGATCGTCCGGAACATCGTCGAAGGGCTGGGCGCGCCGTACCGCGACCCGATGCTCGACGTCCGGGAGAGCGAAGAGCCCCTGTTCCCTGCGTCCGACCTTTACGGGCTGGTGCCGTCCGGTTCGAAAACACCGATGAAGATGCGGGAAGTCTTGGCCCGCTTGCTGGACGGCTCGCGGATGCACGAGTTCAAGGCCAAGTTCGGAACGACCCTGATCTGCGGCTTCGCCAGGATCCACGGCCGACTGGTGGGGGTCATCGCGAACAACGGCATCCTCTTCAGCGAGTCGGCGTTGAAGGGTGCGCACTTCATCGAGATCTGTTGCCAACGCCGGATCCCGCTCGTCTTTTTCCAAGACATCACCGGCTTCATGGTCGGACAGAAGTACGAGAACGAGGGCATCGCGAAGCACGGGGCGAAGCTCGTGACCGCCGTCGCGACGGCCCAAGTTCCGAAGTTCACCGTCATCGTCGGCGGATCGTACGGTGCGGGCAACTACGGCATGTGCGGACGGGCCTATCAACCGCGCCAACTTTGGATGTGGCCGAACGCGCGGATTTCGGTCATGGGCGGCGAGCAGGCGGCCAACGTTCTCCTAACGGTCAAACTCGACCAGATCCGCGCCCAAGGCAAAGACATGTCGCCGGAAGAGCAGGACGCTTTCCGAGCACCAACCGTGGCGAAGTATGCCGAGGAATCGTCGTGCTACTACTCGAGTGCCCGGCTGTGGGACGACGGCGTGATCGATCCGGTCGATACTCGGCGAGTCTTGTCCCTTGGACTGGAAGCATCGTTGAACGCGCCCGTGCCCGAAGCGGGATTCAGCTTGTTCCGGATGTAG
- a CDS encoding ion transporter yields MDGHKTTDDSFGRKLYTLLEAQPRDTKAEVFLDRASVAIVLIGLFVGALLTVKDLAPYYRLLEWTAGVILATIALEYGLRVWSSGFDPDDRYPQGLERLRFAFKPLNFIDVVAVVCGVFGIVFNNRQVMLLGLSVRLLRIFAFSQADDLIIAALRRAWPFFKSALTIWSITIIFATIFIYWFEKDAQPDKYADVFQAFYWSVVTFTSTGYGDMSPVTVGGKLFTCLYMLCVAAIVLGLPIGVFTVGFMEEVQTRMRPSQSAPVGDPDDSEGA; encoded by the coding sequence ATGGACGGACACAAGACGACCGACGACAGCTTTGGACGCAAGCTCTACACGTTGTTGGAGGCCCAGCCGAGGGACACGAAAGCCGAAGTCTTCCTAGACAGGGCTTCCGTGGCGATCGTCCTGATCGGCCTCTTCGTCGGCGCCCTGTTGACGGTCAAGGACCTGGCCCCTTACTACCGCCTGCTGGAGTGGACGGCGGGCGTGATCCTCGCCACGATCGCGCTGGAGTACGGGTTGCGCGTCTGGTCCTCCGGATTCGATCCCGACGACCGCTATCCCCAAGGCTTGGAGCGCTTGAGGTTCGCGTTCAAGCCGCTCAACTTCATCGATGTCGTCGCCGTCGTTTGCGGCGTGTTCGGCATCGTGTTCAACAACAGGCAAGTGATGCTTCTCGGTCTGAGCGTCCGGTTGTTGCGCATCTTCGCGTTCAGCCAGGCGGACGATTTGATCATCGCGGCCCTTCGTCGGGCTTGGCCGTTCTTCAAGTCGGCTTTGACGATCTGGTCGATCACCATCATCTTTGCGACGATCTTCATCTACTGGTTCGAGAAAGACGCCCAGCCGGACAAGTACGCGGACGTCTTCCAGGCTTTCTATTGGAGCGTCGTCACGTTCACAAGCACGGGATACGGCGACATGTCCCCGGTCACGGTCGGGGGCAAACTTTTCACCTGCCTGTACATGTTATGCGTTGCGGCGATCGTCCTCGGCCTGCCGATCGGTGTCTTCACGGTCGGGTTCATGGAGGAGGTCCAAACGAGGATGCGCCCCTCGCAATCCGCGCCGGTGGGCGACCCGGACGACAGTGAAGGCGCCTGA
- a CDS encoding pyridoxal phosphate-dependent aminotransferase, with protein sequence MPSALVHFPPMGVYETLFKFLDATGKYMGTDGTHPWAQGFPLTSPLPGGPDIPTKIEFGYSELKYPPATGGMELLTAVRDYYNHFYGSDITTDNVAVFAGGRPGIYAVLAFLLPEYRVLIEETEYTPYWDALHLLKRDHAIIPSNPGNGFRPSLHDYQVFAPFSFVVKSNPCNPTGVTWKGEALKSMVEWCSEPGRGGLFDEAYEFFQTGEPESAMRHVGDIDKTNVFVVSAATKGLQAPGLRVGWVVASKENIELFRNFSSIAVGGVARPSQIATAQLLATDRVAHARQAVSGFYGSQRDRYRSALEDLGLELHTGDGGFYHWGRLPGGLSAEEFNRRLFRRDAGVLPGTLCDMFRRGAASPLADYVRFSFGPLPADSFEEDVEILKSALSSETVTV encoded by the coding sequence ATGCCTTCCGCCCTCGTCCACTTTCCGCCCATGGGCGTCTACGAAACGCTCTTCAAGTTCCTCGATGCGACGGGGAAGTACATGGGGACGGATGGGACGCACCCGTGGGCCCAGGGGTTTCCTCTGACCAGCCCCTTACCCGGCGGCCCGGACATCCCGACCAAGATCGAGTTCGGCTACTCCGAATTGAAGTACCCGCCCGCGACCGGGGGAATGGAACTGTTGACCGCGGTCCGGGACTACTACAACCATTTCTACGGGTCGGACATCACGACCGACAACGTCGCCGTCTTCGCGGGCGGACGACCTGGGATCTACGCGGTACTGGCCTTCTTACTGCCCGAATACCGAGTGCTGATCGAAGAGACCGAATACACGCCGTATTGGGACGCGCTGCACCTTCTCAAGCGGGACCACGCGATCATTCCGAGCAACCCGGGCAACGGCTTCAGGCCGAGCCTGCACGACTACCAGGTCTTCGCCCCGTTCTCGTTCGTCGTCAAGAGCAATCCGTGCAACCCGACGGGCGTGACGTGGAAGGGCGAAGCGCTCAAGTCGATGGTCGAATGGTGCAGCGAGCCGGGAAGGGGCGGATTGTTCGACGAAGCCTATGAGTTCTTCCAAACGGGCGAGCCCGAAAGTGCGATGCGTCATGTCGGCGATATCGATAAGACCAACGTGTTCGTCGTCAGCGCCGCGACCAAGGGCCTGCAAGCCCCTGGTCTACGAGTGGGATGGGTCGTCGCGTCCAAGGAGAACATCGAGCTGTTCCGGAACTTCTCCAGCATCGCCGTGGGCGGTGTCGCCCGCCCGTCCCAGATCGCCACGGCCCAGCTCTTGGCGACCGACCGGGTCGCCCACGCCCGACAGGCGGTCAGCGGGTTCTACGGCTCCCAACGCGACCGATATCGAAGCGCCCTCGAGGACCTGGGCCTCGAACTCCATACCGGGGACGGCGGCTTTTATCATTGGGGCCGCTTGCCGGGCGGACTGTCCGCCGAGGAGTTCAACCGGCGGCTCTTCCGGCGCGACGCGGGCGTCTTGCCGGGGACCCTCTGCGACATGTTCCGGCGCGGGGCCGCATCGCCACTTGCGGACTACGTCCGGTTTTCTTTCGGGCCGCTCCCTGCGGACAGTTTCGAAGAGGACGTCGAGATCTTAAAGAGTGCTCTTTCGTCCGAGACCGTGACCGTCTAA